In Micromonospora sp. NBC_01813, the following are encoded in one genomic region:
- a CDS encoding iron transporter yields the protein MMTTPAERPPMRESNEATEAQLAVARQQGHAYANALRAMAAEDGALSRRAGDYVVSFVNERAEGMYELADGQLVWREAAVEANVHLEVAVADAADGRFVPGLRVEIDITRDGRQVVSAGLPFLWHPFLYHYGGNASVPDPGPYDVTVRIAPATFMRHDPVNGKRYAGPVEVRFDRVTLANGRKTSPDAQPRGVAAPTMDGSGGRDWADVAATARSSDDPRARTPHDAAGVPSVARP from the coding sequence ATGATGACGACACCGGCCGAGCGCCCGCCGATGCGGGAAAGCAACGAAGCGACCGAGGCGCAGCTGGCCGTCGCCCGGCAGCAGGGGCACGCGTACGCGAACGCGCTGCGGGCCATGGCCGCCGAGGACGGCGCGCTGAGCCGCCGGGCCGGCGACTACGTGGTGTCGTTCGTCAACGAGCGGGCCGAGGGCATGTACGAACTCGCCGACGGGCAACTGGTGTGGCGGGAGGCCGCCGTCGAGGCGAACGTGCATCTTGAGGTGGCGGTGGCCGACGCCGCCGACGGCCGGTTCGTGCCCGGCCTCCGCGTCGAGATCGACATCACCCGGGACGGGCGACAGGTCGTCTCGGCCGGGCTGCCGTTCCTCTGGCACCCGTTCCTGTACCACTACGGCGGCAACGCCAGCGTGCCCGACCCGGGGCCGTACGACGTCACGGTGCGGATCGCCCCGGCGACGTTCATGCGCCACGACCCGGTCAACGGCAAGCGGTACGCCGGCCCGGTCGAGGTGCGTTTCGACCGGGTGACACTCGCCAACGGGCGCAAGACCAGCCCGGACGCGCAGCCCCGGGGCGTCGCCGCGCCCACGATGGACGGATCCGGCGGGCGGGACTGGGCAGATGTCGCGGCGACCGCGCGCAGCTCCGACGATCCTCGGGCCCGTACCCCGCACGACGCGGCCGGGGTGCCCTCGGTGGCCCGGCCCTGA
- a CDS encoding PP2C family protein-serine/threonine phosphatase yields MQVEGGSAGERLMRIEAVTDPALSRLSFDSLLVESAARTGQLLDVDTVAVCLLDAHSQQFVTAAAWGIEAYHGHPVRLALHRGYAGEVLSSGAPVRLTDPDEDELAHPGLRGQGIRSLLAVPITVGGTVGGVLHVASRRVREHLADDEQLLSLVADRIALASQARERHVDRATTLALQHDLLPTRLPAVPGLEFAARYVAGHDAGVGGDWYDVLPLPDGWVGVAIGDVTGRGLHAATVMGRLRSSLRAYALESTDPADVLARLDRKMQHFEPGMMATVCYATIDPGRTVMSLSTAGHPPPVAIAGTAPYCLPVPADLPLGTRIRRHRRNSSVELDPGALLFFFTDGLVERCGPTIDTGLQQLCQALTGSSAEAACSAVMAALVDGRPLVDDIAMLALRRS; encoded by the coding sequence GTGCAGGTCGAGGGTGGGAGCGCGGGCGAGCGCCTCATGCGCATCGAGGCGGTCACCGACCCCGCCCTGTCGCGGCTCAGCTTCGACTCGTTGCTGGTCGAGTCGGCGGCCCGGACCGGCCAGTTACTCGACGTCGACACGGTCGCCGTGTGTCTGCTCGACGCGCACTCCCAGCAGTTCGTCACCGCCGCCGCCTGGGGCATCGAGGCCTACCACGGCCATCCGGTGCGGCTCGCACTGCATCGCGGCTACGCCGGGGAGGTGCTGTCCAGCGGTGCGCCGGTGCGCCTGACCGACCCGGACGAAGACGAACTGGCCCACCCCGGGCTGCGTGGCCAGGGCATCCGCTCGCTGCTGGCGGTGCCGATCACCGTCGGCGGCACCGTCGGCGGAGTGCTGCACGTGGCCTCCCGGCGGGTGCGGGAGCATCTGGCCGACGACGAACAACTGCTGTCGCTGGTCGCCGACCGGATCGCCCTGGCCAGCCAGGCCCGGGAGCGGCACGTCGACCGCGCCACCACCCTCGCGCTGCAGCACGATCTGCTGCCGACCCGGTTGCCGGCCGTGCCGGGTCTGGAGTTCGCGGCCCGCTACGTCGCCGGGCACGACGCCGGCGTCGGCGGTGACTGGTACGACGTACTCCCGTTGCCCGACGGCTGGGTGGGGGTGGCGATCGGTGACGTCACCGGGCGCGGCCTGCACGCCGCGACCGTGATGGGCCGGCTACGCAGCTCGCTGCGCGCGTACGCGCTGGAATCGACCGACCCGGCCGACGTGCTCGCCCGCCTCGACCGCAAGATGCAGCACTTCGAGCCGGGCATGATGGCGACGGTGTGCTACGCGACCATCGACCCCGGCCGTACGGTGATGTCGCTGTCCACCGCCGGGCACCCGCCGCCGGTGGCGATCGCCGGCACCGCCCCCTACTGCCTGCCGGTGCCGGCCGACCTCCCGCTGGGCACCCGGATTCGCCGCCACCGCCGCAACAGCTCCGTCGAGCTGGATCCGGGCGCGCTGCTGTTCTTCTTCACCGACGGGCTGGTGGAGCGGTGCGGGCCGACCATCGACACCGGGCTCCAGCAGCTTTGTCAGGCGCTCACCGGGTCCAGCGCCGAGGCAGCCTGCTCGGCGGTGATGGCCGCCCTGGTGGACGGCCGCCCGCTGGTCGACGACATCGCGATGCTCGCGCTGCGCCGCAGCTGA
- a CDS encoding acyl carrier protein, translating into MDEAKLRQRVAELVSAATGGDVPVEQVLGGGSLVAMGVDSLGLLRLVDAIESELGVEVEFDVPGRRIDTVDNLVLAIGDAQRAEPATEVAATG; encoded by the coding sequence ATGGATGAGGCGAAGCTACGCCAGCGGGTGGCGGAGTTGGTCAGCGCCGCGACCGGCGGCGACGTACCCGTCGAACAGGTGCTGGGCGGCGGATCGCTGGTCGCCATGGGGGTCGACTCGCTCGGCCTGCTGCGGCTGGTCGACGCGATCGAGTCGGAGCTCGGCGTGGAGGTCGAGTTCGACGTGCCCGGACGAAGAATTGACACAGTAGACAATCTGGTCCTGGCGATCGGCGACGCCCAACGGGCCGAGCCGGCCACGGAGGTCGCCGCGACCGGGTGA
- a CDS encoding LapA family protein codes for MTNPANATSEQPRPVVNDRPRPVARTRADGSLIAFGASAVVLLLLLIFILQNGQRTEVHFFGAHGQVPVGVALLLAAVAGVLLVTVHAGIRRLVKRRLAKRRDRTPQTTRITGQGSPGTTSSGSNR; via the coding sequence ATGACCAATCCCGCCAACGCCACCAGCGAGCAGCCCCGACCCGTGGTCAACGACCGACCACGCCCCGTGGCGCGCACCCGCGCGGATGGTTCGCTGATCGCGTTCGGGGCGTCCGCCGTGGTGCTGCTCCTGCTGCTGATCTTCATCCTGCAGAACGGTCAGCGTACGGAGGTCCACTTCTTCGGTGCCCACGGGCAGGTGCCAGTGGGCGTCGCGCTGCTGCTGGCCGCGGTGGCCGGCGTACTGCTGGTGACCGTGCACGCCGGCATCCGACGCCTCGTCAAGCGGCGACTGGCCAAGCGCCGGGACCGCACCCCTCAGACCACCAGGATCACCGGCCAAGGCTCCCCCGGCACGACCTCTTCAGGGAGTAACCGTTGA
- a CDS encoding glycosyltransferase family 4 protein — MKVALLGPVAWRTPPYHYGPWEQVTGLLAEGLVRRGVDVTLFATLDSVTSAALDGVCPRGYADDPDLDGRVWEAMHVSHAFAQSTRFDLVHSHLDWLPLAFAAHCRAPLLTTVHGFSGAGILPAYARARSSYVSISDADRSAELDYLATVHHGVDLAGLPFTREAGDGLAAFGRIHPDKGTHTAIEIARLAGRPLTICGIVQDERYFAEQVAPHIDGDQVVFLGSVGPRRRAEVLGASAALLHPIAFDEPFGLSVVESMACGTPVVAYARGSMPEVVDEGVTGYLVHPDDKAPDKAIGTAVDAVCAAARLDRAACRERARHRFGADRMVTDYLAVYDHLTR, encoded by the coding sequence GTGAAGGTCGCCCTGCTCGGCCCGGTGGCCTGGCGGACCCCGCCGTACCACTACGGCCCATGGGAACAGGTGACCGGTCTGCTGGCCGAAGGGCTGGTCCGCCGGGGCGTGGACGTGACGCTGTTCGCGACACTGGACTCGGTCACCTCCGCCGCCCTCGACGGCGTCTGCCCCCGGGGGTACGCCGACGACCCGGACCTGGACGGCCGGGTGTGGGAGGCCATGCACGTCTCCCACGCGTTCGCGCAGTCGACGCGGTTCGACCTGGTGCACAGCCACCTCGACTGGCTGCCGCTGGCGTTCGCCGCGCACTGCCGCGCCCCGCTGCTCACCACCGTGCACGGCTTCTCCGGGGCGGGGATCCTCCCCGCGTACGCCCGGGCCCGTTCCTCCTACGTGTCGATCTCCGACGCCGATCGCAGCGCCGAGCTCGACTACCTCGCCACGGTGCACCACGGCGTCGACCTCGCCGGCCTGCCCTTCACCCGCGAGGCCGGCGACGGCCTGGCCGCCTTCGGCCGCATCCACCCCGACAAGGGAACCCACACCGCCATCGAGATCGCCCGGCTCGCCGGTCGGCCGCTGACCATCTGCGGCATCGTGCAGGACGAGCGGTACTTCGCCGAACAGGTGGCCCCACACATCGACGGCGACCAGGTCGTCTTCCTCGGCTCGGTCGGCCCGCGCCGACGTGCGGAGGTACTCGGCGCGAGCGCCGCGCTGCTGCATCCGATCGCCTTCGACGAACCGTTCGGGCTGTCGGTGGTCGAGTCGATGGCCTGCGGCACCCCGGTCGTCGCCTACGCCCGGGGATCGATGCCGGAAGTCGTCGACGAAGGGGTGACCGGATACCTCGTGCACCCCGACGACAAGGCCCCGGACAAGGCCATCGGTACGGCCGTCGACGCGGTCTGCGCAGCGGCCCGGCTCGATCGGGCCGCCTGCCGGGAACGGGCCCGGCACCGCTTCGGAGCGGACCGGATGGTCACCGACTATCTGGCCGTGTACGACCACCTCACCCGCTGA